CGTTAAAATGGAAGTAGTAAATGTATAAATAATAATATATGCAGCATATATGGCATGGTATTTTAAGCTGGCATAATGTTTTAGATGCAGATAAAACATATTTAGTCTCCAGTAAATTATAAGCATGCCTTATAATTTAAACTGTATTGGAAGGAAGTGTATTACATGGAAAAGTGTGTTCAAGAATATTTTGTTCTTAACGGTAAAGTAGAAAATGTAGAAGTTTTTGATGGAAATTTTGTAAATAGAGGAAAATCCATATATGAAGTTATAAGAATTATTGACGGTGTTCCTCTTTTTTTAGATAAACATATTGCAAGGTTAGAAAGATCATTTGGACTAGAACAATTAAAAATGTCTACAGATATAAAACATGTAAAGAGAGATATATTCACTCTTATTAAAGCTAATAAAGCTAAAGAAGGAAATATAAAAATAGTTTTTAATTATTTGGATGGAGAGTATAGTACTTATTTATATTTTATTAAACATAAATATCCAGATAAATTGGATTATGAAAATGGTGTCAAAACAATTCTATATAATGGAGAAAGAGAAAATCCAAATGCTAAAGTTATAAATTTGAACTTTAGACAGATGGTAGATAAAGAAATAAAAGAGAAGGGGGTATTTGAGGCCATACTTGTTGACAGAAATGGCAATATAACAGAAGGAAGTAAATCAAATATATTTATGGTACAAGATAATATAGTTTATACGGCACCCAAAGAAGATGTGCTTCCTGGTATAACAAGAGAAGTAATAGTTGAAATCTGTAAACAATGTGGATATACAGTAGAAGACAGAAGGATAAGTTGTAAAGAAATAAGTAAACTTCAAGGTTTGTTTATTTCTGGTACGTCACCTAAGGTGCTGCCAATATCTCAAGTGGATAATATAGAAATTAATTCTCAAAACAATGAAACTATAAGGAATATAAGGAAAACTTATGACAATTATATCAGCAATTATATAAAAAACTTTGATAGTAAAAGTTAAAAAAATAATATAATATATTAATAAACAAAATATTATATAGACTTAAAAACTTACGAAAATTAATTATATACTTATAATTATAAAGGTTTTACAAAAACTTACGATAAATTAAGTAAAAAATATGAGATTGGTGTTATATTTTACTTAATGTAATAATTATTTTGTGCGGGGGAGATTGTTTATATGGATAAAGAAATAATTAGTGGCACCACAGTTGAAGAGTGCCTAGAGAAAGCTTGCAGTAAGTATAATTTATCAAAAAATAATATAAAATATGAAGTAATAGAAGTAAAAAATGGGCTATTTAAAAAAAGAGCATCAATAGAAGTTGAGATTGTAGATAATAGTAATGAGGAAGATAATAAAAAAGATGGTAATGTTGAAATTTTAAATGGCAAAATTAATGTCAAGGATCCTGAAGAAGGTGGGGAATGTGCTAAAATTGTAGTTCCCTCAAATATAGGTGTTCAAATTAATGGAAAAGAGGTTAAAGGAACTGGTGAAATATATAATTCTAGTGATATAGAAATATATTTTCATGAAATTGAAAAACCAGAAAGAAAAGTTGCTATAAACACCTCACCAGATAAGATGAATGCTTACATAAGTATAAACTATGTTAATAAAAATGTGTACAAACTAAAAGATGCACTAGCTTCAAATAAAGTTGTTTTAGAAAGTGAAATTTTAAGAACAGAAAAGCCCCCAATGTATACAAAAGAAGAAATTTTAGAAATATTAAAAGCCAGTAATATAAATTATGGAATAATATCAGATAACTTACTTAAATGTACTTCTGGCGAAGAAATTATAGATTTGCCAATTGCTCAGGGGGTAAAGGTTGAAAACGATGAAGATGACAAGATAGAATTCAAATTTAGTATTAAAAAGAATAATAAATTTCAAGAAAACCAAAATGGTAAAATAGATTTTAAAAGTATAGGTTTCATAAATGCAGTAGAGGAAGGAACCATACTTGCTGAAAGGCATGCAGGAAAAGAAGGGCATGATGGAAGAGATATATATGGAAATGTTATAAAAAAGAAAAGTGGTAAAATAGTGAAAATTAATATAGGTGAAGGCTGTGAATTTAAAAATGAAAATGTAGTTGTTGCAGTTAGAAAAGGAGAACCTATATATACCGGAAATAAAATATCTGTTATAGCCATACATGAAGTTAATTCAGACGTTGATTTAAAAACAGGAAATATAAAGTTTGTTGGAGATGTTTTTATACATGGAAATGTAAGCGAAAGTATGAAAGTTGAATCTGAACATAATATAAAAATAGATAAGAATGTCCAAAATGCAACAGTTTCAGCTAATGGAAATATTATTATAGAAAAAAACGCTATTTTTTCTAATATTTTTGGCGGCGGCCAAGATGTTTTTGTATTAAAACAACTTGAATTTCTTAATACGATAGATTTAAATATAAAAAATATTATAGAAGCTGTAGGGCAGGTAAAACATTATAATATACATGGAAAGGGGTCTACAGATGGACAAATTTTGAAGGCATTGTTAGAGGGAAAGTTTAGACTATTACCTAGATTGTGTGAAAAATTTATAGAAATATGTGACATGGAGGCAAATGCTGATATTGTAAACTTTTTTAAGTCTAAGATAATAGGTATGGGACCACTCAATGTTGAAAATTTAAATGAATTGGACGATTTAGCTTTGCTTTGTGAGCAAAAAGTCACTAACTTAAAGAATATGCTTTCTGTGCCCGTAGACGTAAGTGTAGGATATTGTCAAAATTCTAAGATAGAAAGTTCAGGCAACATATTTATCACAGGAAAGGGTGAGTACATTTCCAATTTAACAGCTAGAAATAATATTATATTTACTAATGATAATTCTGTAGCTAGAGGTGGAACTATAAAGGCAAAAAATGAAATAAAATGTGGTGTGATAGGTAGTATAGCGGGTGTCTCTACGAAAATACAAGTAGAAAGACATGGAAATATATATGCTGAAATAGCATACCAAAATACTAGATTTGTTATTGGAAATAAGGAACATGTCGTAGAAAATCCATGTAAAGGTGTCCATGTATATATAAATAAGGATGATGAACTTATAGTTGATAAATTATTATTATAGGAGGTAAGGTATGAGTGACGGTGTAAAGATACTTATATTTGTTGTAGGTGAAGAATATTATGCAGCAGATATTGTCCAAGTTGAAAGAATTCTGGGACATGAAATGTCAACAAAATTGCCAGATGTTCCTGACTTTGTTAATGGAGTAATAAACTATGAAGGTGGAATACTTCCGGTAATTTCATTAGCAAAAAGATTTTCTCTTAAAGAAAAAGAAATAAGTGACGAAACAAAAGTTATAGTTTCTAAAATTCAAAAAGGGAAAATTGGAATAATTGTTGATCTAGTATCAGAAGTTAGAGATATAGAGTCCAAAGATATAGAGGAGCAACCCAATGTTATATCAGGTATATCAAAACGTTATATTAAAGGACTTATAAAAGTTGATGGTAAAATAGTTATTTTTCTTGATATATCCAAAATATTAACAGATGAGGAAAAAGAACTGCTATAGGTAGTTCGGGTATTGTGATGGAAGAAAAAGGGCAAATAAAAGAGATAAGGGTAGGAATAGCAGATCTTAATACTGCATTTTCTCCGAATAGGATAATAACTGTTGGGTTGGGCTCATGTATTGGAATAGCTATTTATGATGGCAGGAATAAAGTGGGAGGTTTATCACACATAATGCTTCCCGATAGTACGCAATTTAGTAAAGTTACAAATCCATATAAGTTCGCAGATTTAGCAATCCCTATACTTATAAAGAAATTGGAGGGAATGGGTGGAAATATTAGAAATATGCAAGCAAAGATAGCAGGTGGAGCATCAATGTTTAACTTTTCAGATAAAAGTATGAACATGGATATAGGAAACAGAAATGGGATTTCAGTTAAAAAAGTTCTTAAGGACTTAAAGGTGCCATTATTAAGTGAAGATATCGGAGGAAATAAAGGAAGAACAATGATTTTTAATACTCTTGATGGAAGTGTTGACATAAGAACAGTAGGTGTGGGTATTAAGAAAATTTAGATGGAGTGATAACATTGGAAAAAATAAAAGTTATAGTGGTAGATGATTCAGCACTTATGAGAAAATTAATATCTGATATGTTAGAGAGTAATGAAGGTATTGAGGTTATTGCTACAGCAGTAAATGGTGAGGATTTATTAAATAAATTAAAAGTAATGAGACCGGATATTATAACCTTAGATATAGAAATGCCTGTTATGAATGGTATAGATACTCTTAAAGCTATAAAAAAAATGCAAATAAACATACCAATAATAGTTTTTAGTAGTATTTCTCAAAAAGGTATGAAATATACTATGGAATGTCTTTATTTAGGAGCCTTTGATTTTATTCCAAAACCTGAAAAAATGTTTGAAATTTCGAAAATGAAAGATGGCCTCATAGAAAGAATAAAAGTAGCATATAGTCAAAATAAAAATAGAAATGCTATAAAAGTTAACCCGGTTATAAAACATGAGATAAAACGTGTTAACAACGATAATATTGAGGCTGTTGTAATAGGAGCATCAACAGGAGGACCTAAAGCATTGTACAAAGTTATAACAAAATTTCCTAAGAATATGAATGTTCCTGTTTTTGTAGTACAACACATGCCGGTTGGATTTACTAAAGCCTTTGCAGATAGATTAAATGAAAATAGTGAAATGGAAGTTAGAGAAGCAACGGATGGAGAAGTTTACAGAAGAGGAGTTGTTTATGTAGCACCTGGTGGATATCATATGGAATTGGATTCTAGTTCGAGAATAAAGCTTACAACAGAACCACCTATATGGGGAGTAAGACCAGCAGTTGATAAGCTATTTATATCTGCATCTAAAATTTATAAATCTCATATAGTTAGTGCAGTTTTAACTGGAATGGGTAAGGATGGATCAAATGGTACAGAAATTATTAAAAATAATGGTGGAGTAACTATTTCAGAGTCTGAAACAACCTGTGTTATATATGGAATGCCTAAAGCAGCATTTGAAACTGGAAAAGTAGATATTGTCCTTCCAATAGAGAATGTAGCAGATGAAATAACAAAGATCGTACAAGGGTATAGGAGGTAGAAAAATGGATATTGGGGAATTTAAGAAGTGGGTATTAAAGGATTTTGGATTAGATTTATTTGCTTATAAGGAAAATCAGCTTCATAGAAGAATTCTCAGTCTAATATCAAGAGTAGGGGCTTCATCTATTGATGAATATGTTACAATTTTAAAGAAAGATCAAGATCAAAGACAAAGATTTTTAGATTTTATAACTATTAATGTTACTGAATTTTTTAGAAATCCTGAAATATTTAAAGAAGTTGAAAAAGAAATAAGAAATATAATGCTTTCTAGTAAAGAACCACTTAAGGTATGGAGTGCAGCATGCTCAATAGGAGCAGAACCATATTCCTTGGCTATTATATTAGATAAATTAGACTCTTCAAGAAAAAGTAATATAACAGCAACTGATATTGATTCTACCATATTAAGTAAAGCAAAACTTGGAGAGTACACAGAAAATGAAATAAAAAATGTAGAAAAGAAAGATTTAGATAAATATTTTAAAATAGTGGGCGATAAATATATTATAGATAATAAAATAAAAAGAATGATAACATTTAAAAAGCATGATTTAATATTAGATTCTTATGATAACAATTTTGACTTGATAGTATGTAGAAATGTAGTTATATATTTCAATCAGGATGTTAAGGAAAAAATCTACAAGAAATTTAGTCAATCATTAAAAAAAGGGGGTTTGCTTTTCGTAGGAGCTACTGAAAGCATATACAATTACAAAGAATATGGGTTTGAAAAAGCATCAACCTTTATTTATAAGAAGCTGTAAGGAGGGGAATTTATGGATACATCTCAATATTTGTCGATATTTTTAGAAGAATCTATGGATAATTTACAAACTTTAAATGAAGCACTCCTTCAATTAGAGCAGGAGCCAGATAATGTAGATAAATTAAATGAAATATTTAGGGTTGCTCATACCATAAAAGGTATGGCAGCTACTATGGGATATAACACTATGGCGGCTTTAACTCATAAAATGGAGGATGTTCTTTCTGAGTTTAGAGATGGTGAACTTAAAGTTACTCAGGAGGTTGTAACTGTTTTGTTTAAATGTTTGGATACACTTGAACAAATGGTTGATAATATTCAAAATGGAGAGGAAGAAGAAATACCTGTAGATGATATTATAACAAAACTTGAATCTATAGCTAGTATGGTTAATTCTGATGAAAATGAAGAACAGACTAAAAATGTAGAAAATACCAACGATAAAGAAAGTGAAGAAAAAAATAGTAATATTAGTGAAAGTAAAATATCACTTAATGAGTATGATTTAAATGTTATAAAACAAGCTATTGAAAAGGGATATAATGCCTTTTATATAGATATTAATTTAAGTAAGGCTACTTTACTTAAATCAGCCAGGGCATTTTTGATATTCAAGAGTCTGGAAGAATGGGGCGAGATAACAAAATCTGTTCCAGCTACTGAAGATTTAGAAGCAGAAAATTTTGAATTTGAAATTCAGCTTATATACTTAACTAATAAAGAAGAAAAAGATGTAACTGAAATATTAAAGGAAATTTCAGAAGTAGAAAGTATAAAAGTAGAACAGCTTACAGAAGATAAACTTAAGGCTAAATATAAAATTAGCAAACAAAAAATAGAAGAAGAACAAAAAGCTAAGGTTGAAGAGGTTAAAGTCAAGGCAGAGAGTAATTCAAAAGCCAAGGCTAATACTAGTGCTAAGCCAGTTGCTAAAAAGACTAATCAAGCTCAAAATCATAAAAAAGGTCATCAATCAGTAAGAGTTGATTTAGAAAAACTTGATAAGTTTTTAAATATGGTGTCAGAACTTGTTATAAATAGAACAAGACTTGAGCAGATAAGCCAAAACTACAAACTTGTTGAACTTAATGAAACCTTAGAGCAGGTAGCTAGAACTACAAATGATCTTCAAGAATTAGTTATGAAAATAAGAATGCTTCCACTTGATACTGTATTTAATAGATTCCCAAGAATGATAAGAGACTTATCAGTAGAACTTGATAAAGAAATGGAACTTATTATTGAAGGGCAGGATACTGAACTTGATAGAACAGTTATAGATGAAATTGGAGAACCACTTATACATCTTATTAGAAATGCAGCTGATCATGGTATAGAATCAAAAGTAGATAGACTCAAGGCTAATAAAGACCCTGTAGGCAAAATAAGACTCATAGCATATCAAGAGGGAACTAAGGCAGTAATAAAGGTTCAAGATGATGGATATGGAATTGATGTAGATAAAGTAAGAGAAAAAGCCGAAGAAAGGGGAATAAGCACAGAAAATTTAACAGAAGATCAAATAATAAATTTAATATTCGATCAAGGGTTTAGCACAAACGATAAAGTAACAGACATATCAGGAAGAGGAGTTGGTATGGATGTTGTAAAGACAAAAATACAATCTCTTGGTGGAACTGTTGATATGACAACAGAAAAAGGTAAAGGTAGTACATTTACTATAAAATTACCGTTAACACTTCAAATTATTACAGCATTATTAGTAAAGGTAGGAGAAGAGAACCTAGCTATTTCATTAAATGCTATTGATAGTGTAATTGATTATAAGGAGACAGAAATAAAGAAAACTAATAATAAAGAGGTTATAATATACAGAGGTAAGGTTCTTCCAATAATTAGGATCAATGAAAAATTAGGACTTGAGAAAGTAAATACTGACAAGGTTTATATAGTAATAGTGAAAGTTGGAGACAAGATGGCAGGATTATGTGTAGATTCACTTATTGGACAACAGGATATTGTAATAAAGCCACTTGGAAAGACTTTAAAAGGTCTAAAAGAATACATTGGTGCAACCATATTGGGAGATGGTCTCGTAACTTTAATACTAGATGTTGCTTCTCTAGTTTAAAAGGAGGAAGATTATGAATTATTCACAATTAACGCCTATACAACTAGATGCAATAAAGGAAGTTGTAAACATTGGTTCTGGCAATGCTGCAACAGCATTGTCACAACTACTTAATAAAAAAATAGATATGACAGTACCAGATGTTAATATAGTTCCATTTGAAACTCTCTTTTCTGAACTTGGTGAGGAAAAGATAGTAGTTGGAGTTGTGGTTAGGGTACTTGGAGATACTCCTGGAAATATTTTATTTGTATTTGAAAAGGAAACAGCTGTTGAAATAGTTGAAAGATTAACTGGTACTAAAGATGATGAGTTAACAGATTTGAGCTCTTCAGTATTATGTGAAATAGGAAATATAATATCAAGTTCATATATGAATGCTATAGCTAGATTTACAAATTTGGTTATAACACCATCAGTACCAGCTTTTAGCTATGATATGTTAGGAGCTATTCTTACAACTAGTTTTATTGAGGCTGGTCAATATGATGACAATGTCCTTGATTTAGAAACAGTTTTTCTTCAAGATAAAACCAAAAATATAAGCGGGCACTTTTATTATATACCAATGCCTGGCTCGTTAGAAAAAATATTAAATATTTTAGGAGTAAATTAATATGGAGGTTGAAAAAAATGGCTAAAGTTTTAATTGTTGATGATGCTGCTTTTATGAGAATGATGATAAAGGATATACTGGAAAAAAACGGTTTTGAAATAGTAGGTGAAGCAAGTAACGGTTTAAAAGCTGTAGAAATTTATAAAAAAGAAAAACCAGATGTAGTAACGATGGATATAACTATGCCAGACATGGATGGTATAGAAGCTGTTAAGGCTATAAAGGCATTTGATCCTGCTGCAAGAGTTATAATGTGTTCTGCAATGGGTCAACAAACTATGGTTATGGATGCTATAAGAGCAGGAGCAAGGGACTTTATAGTAAAGCCTTTTCAAGCAGATAGAGTTCTTGAAGCTATAAAGAAAGCGTTAGGATAAGGTATAGGAGAACATTTATTAACACTTCATAATGTTTAAGTAGAAGTGATTTTAAAGTAAATAGGGGTGAGATAATGCAGGTTGTTGTTTTTAAATTAAACGATGAGCAGTTTGCAGTTGAAACATCAAGAGTTCAAACTATTGTTGAGAGTATGACTGTAACCAAAGTACCTAAAGCACCTGATTACGTTAAGGGACTGATAAATATAAGAGGTAATGTGCTTTCATTGTTAGATATAAATCTTTTACTTGATATATATGAATCTGAATGTGAAGATGAGAGCATAATAATATTAAAATTAGAAGAAGAACTAGTTGGAATATCAGTTAACCAAGTAGATGAAGTATTAGATATAGAAGAGAATTTAATAGAAAAAGTAGATGACGATAAAAAAGATTATGTAAAAGGCGTTATTAATTTTAAGGATAGAATAGTCACTCTTATTGACATAGATAAATTAGTGAAAAATTGAAAATGAAGAAATGAAAAAGAAATGAGGGAAAATTATGGCAGACGTTTTATCACAAAGTGAAATAGATGCCCTATTATCTGCCTTATCCTCCGGCGAACTTCAACCTGATGAACTTCCAAAAGAAGAGGAAAAGCAAAAAGTAAAAGTGTATGATTTTACGAGTCCGCAGAAGTTTGCAAAGGAGCATATAAGAACCCTTGAGCTTATTCATGATAATTATTCAAGAATAATGTCCAATTATTTAACAGCACAACTTAGGGATAATGTAAAAGTAAAAATAGAAACAGTTGAACAAATAACCTATGAGGAGTTTATTCATTCGGTTCCAAATCCAACAATTTTAACAATATTTAGAATGCCACCTCTTAAAGGATCTATTTTGTATGAAACAAATCCTCAGTTTATATATCAGGCTATTGATATACTTCTTGGTGGTAATGGTGAAGGAAAGTATAAACCAAGAGACATAACTGATATAGATAAGAATATTATTATGAAAATAAACCAAGGTTTAATTGATAATCTAAAGTTAGCATGGGGGGAAGTTATTAATGTTGAGCCAGAGATAGAATCTCTCGAAACAAATCCAGCACTTAATCAAACATTGGCCCCTCATGAGCCGGTTGCACTTATAACTTTTTCGGTAGATGTCGGAAATAGTCACACTTATATTAATATTTGTATACCTTACCTTAGCATAGAAAAAATACTAGATAAGCTTGTTGTACAATATTGGTATCAAGAAAACGACGAAGAAATAGTTAAAGAATCAAGGGTTGAATTAAGAAAAAGATTAGATGTAGTAGAAGTTCCTGTAATAGCTAAACTGGGGAATACAGAAATAACTGTGGAGGATTTTTTAAGATTATCTATTGGAGATGTAGTAACTCTAAATAGTAAGTGTAGCGATCCGGTTCCTGTATATATTTACGACAATTTACATTTTTTGGCTGCGCCTGGAATCTTGGGCAAGAATATGGGAATCAAGATATTAGATAAAATTGATAAGGATGTGGGAAAATATGAGTGATGGATTTCTTTCACAGGAGGAAATAGATTCTCTTTTGAATGGAGGAGACAGTAGTAGTTCGAGTTCATCAGAACAACAAAACGAAAATACCGCCAGTGATAATGATTTAAATGATATAGAAAAAGATTTACTAGGAGAGATAGGAAATATCTCTATGGGTTCGGCATCTACAGCACTTTCAACCATAATTGGTCAAAAAGTAAATATAACTACGCCAATAGTAAGTGTAACAACACTTGAGAATTTAAAGAAAAGCTTTGAGGTTCCAAATGTTGCTCTGGATGTAAAATATGTAAGCGGAATTTCGGGAGAAAATCTGCTTGTAATGAAAGTTACAGATGCTGCAGTAATTGCTAATTTGATGATGGGTGGAGATGGTAAGGTTGAGAGTAAGGCCTTATCAGAAATTGAATTGAGTGCAGTTTCAGAGGCTATGAATCAAATGATTGGATCCTCTGCAACATCAATGGCAACTATGCTATTACGTGAAGTAAATATATCACCACCTGTATCTAAAATTTGGGATTCTAAAACAGATGTATTAACAGAAAATATCAAGGAAGATGAAAATATAGTTCAAGTTGCATTTAAGCTAACAATTGGAGATTTAGTTGATAGCCAGATAATGCAAATACTTCCTATAGATACATCTAGAAAAATGATTGATATAATGATGGGTGGAAATAGTGGCTCAAAAGAACAATCAGAACCTAAAGAAAGTGAGCCAAAAGCATCAGAAAATAGAACTCCAGAACCAACTGTAAATACTACTACACAAACAAATACATCAGCGCCGCCAATGCAGCAAGCGCAGCAACCACAGATGATGCCTCAAGGTCAGCCAATGCAGCAATCACCACAAATGATGGGGCAACCAATGTATCAAACACCTCAACCACAGATGATGCCTCAGGGTCAAGTATACGGGCAACCACAGGTGGAGGTCAATAGAGCGTCATTCCAACCACTTCAAGCTTCGGAAATATATGGCGCGCCTAAAAACATAGATCTTATTTTGGATGTTCCTCTCGAGATTTCAGTTGTACTAGGTAGAGCTAAGAAAAGTATAAAAGATATATTAAACTTAGGTACTGGTTCGCTTGTAGAACTGGATAAACTTGCAGAAGAACCAGTTGAAATATTAGTAAATGGTAAAAAAGTTGCTTATGGAGAAGTTGTAGTAGTTGATGAAAATTTTGGTGTTAGAATTACAAGCATTGTTGATAATGAAGAAAGAATAAAGAGCTTAAAAAAATAGACTATTTTAAATAACCGGTTTATCGTACCCGGTTATTTTTATATATATCTGTTATAATAAATTTTACAAGTACTAATATAAACTTTAAAATGGTAATTACGATAATAAACTATAGATAAAAACATGGCTTTAAAACTTTAAAAATGAAGTTACTAGCTTTAAGGAGTGTAGAATTATGAAAATAAATAATGTAGGTGCAGGAAACAAGATTGAGTTGTATAATTTCAATAAAAATGTTAATGACATAAAAAATAATACTCCTAAAGAAAAAGACGTTATTGAAATATCTACTAAAGGTAGATACCTCAGTACTTTTTCCCAAGATGAATCTATACAAAAAGCTGGTACTAAAAGGGTAGAAGAGATAAAAAAGCAAATTGAACAAGGAAGTTATAAAGTAGATACAAATTCACTTGCAAAGAAAATTTTAGATCATGTAAAAGGGAGAGAAGTTTAGTTATGAAAGAAGAGCTAAAAAAAGTTATGAGTGATGAGTTTAATTCTCTTGAGAGGTTACTTGATTTACTTTTAACTCAGCAGCAGTTTCTTATTAAAAAAGATGTTTTTGGACTTGATAAAATGGTCGTAGAGATTCAAAAAGTTAATAAGGAAGTAGCTTCAAGTGAAATGAGTAGGCTTAAATTGGTAGGAGACAAGACAATGAAGGATTTGCTTAGAGAAATAAGTGATGAATCTTTAAATAAAATATATTTAAATATGAGAGGTTTACTTGAAAAGATAAAATTTCAAAAGGATTCCAATGAATTGTTAATTAAGCAAGGACTTGTTTTTACAACAAAAGTGTTAAATGCTATTAATCCAAATGGTAATACAGCCAAAACATATAATTGTTATGGCAAAACAAGGTAAGATGAGGTGAAATTATGCCAGGATTATTTGGAACTTTAAATGTAGGAGTCAGTGGACTTACAGTAAATCAACAGGCAATAGATGTTACAGGACATAATATTTCTAATGCTTCAACAGATGGATACTCAAGACAAAGGGTTGATATAAGAACAAGAATACCATATGGTATGCCAAGTATGGATAGTGCAGCTGGACCAGGTCTTTTTGGTACTGGAGCAGAGGTATACAATGTTGAAAGAGTAAGAGATAGTTTCTTAGATTATCAGATAAGAGATTTAACTAGCAAAAATGGTGCATACAAGACTACAAACAACTATTTAAGTGAAGTAGAAAGTATGTTTGATGAATCCTCTAGTTCAGGAATTTCAGGATCTATAACAACTTTCTTTTCAGCAATTCAAAACTATACTAATGCTAGTTCAGCAACTCCAACTAGTATGAAAAGTATTATAAGTAATGCACAAACTATGACTAATGAATTAAACCACGTGTACTCACAACTCACATCGTTAAAAAGCGATGTTCAACTAGCAATTAAAGATGATGTAGTTTCAATGAATAGTATGATTGATAAAATAGATTTATTGAATCAACAGATAATAACAGTAAAACAGTCAGGAAAAGAACCTAATGACTTAGAGGATAGTAGAGATTTACTACTAGATCAACTTAGTGAAAAGTTTGGAATAAATGTAGATAGCAGTCCTGAGTTTGATGGACATGATGTATCTGTTATAGATAAAATAGGAAACATAAATCCTACACTTGTTAAATCAGTAGGTAATGATCAAGTAAATAGATTCTCTTATATTGATACTGTAACTAAAGGAGCAGACACGGGCACCAAAAATGCTGCAGGTGAAACAATATATTCTTATGAAGTTGATTATTATAAATTGGGTAATAAAGCAACCAGTGATAATAGAGTTAAATTAAATATAAATATGACAGAATCTCAAGCTAAAGAACTTCAGCAAAGTAGAGTTCTTATGGCAAACAAAGATGGAGTTGCATTATCGAGTGCTGATGGTACAACTAAAT
The Clostridium felsineum DSM 794 DNA segment above includes these coding regions:
- a CDS encoding chemotaxis protein CheA, which produces MDTSQYLSIFLEESMDNLQTLNEALLQLEQEPDNVDKLNEIFRVAHTIKGMAATMGYNTMAALTHKMEDVLSEFRDGELKVTQEVVTVLFKCLDTLEQMVDNIQNGEEEEIPVDDIITKLESIASMVNSDENEEQTKNVENTNDKESEEKNSNISESKISLNEYDLNVIKQAIEKGYNAFYIDINLSKATLLKSARAFLIFKSLEEWGEITKSVPATEDLEAENFEFEIQLIYLTNKEEKDVTEILKEISEVESIKVEQLTEDKLKAKYKISKQKIEEEQKAKVEEVKVKAESNSKAKANTSAKPVAKKTNQAQNHKKGHQSVRVDLEKLDKFLNMVSELVINRTRLEQISQNYKLVELNETLEQVARTTNDLQELVMKIRMLPLDTVFNRFPRMIRDLSVELDKEMELIIEGQDTELDRTVIDEIGEPLIHLIRNAADHGIESKVDRLKANKDPVGKIRLIAYQEGTKAVIKVQDDGYGIDVDKVREKAEERGISTENLTEDQIINLIFDQGFSTNDKVTDISGRGVGMDVVKTKIQSLGGTVDMTTEKGKGSTFTIKLPLTLQIITALLVKVGEENLAISLNAIDSVIDYKETEIKKTNNKEVIIYRGKVLPIIRINEKLGLEKVNTDKVYIVIVKVGDKMAGLCVDSLIGQQDIVIKPLGKTLKGLKEYIGATILGDGLVTLILDVASLV
- a CDS encoding chemotaxis protein CheC, producing the protein MNYSQLTPIQLDAIKEVVNIGSGNAATALSQLLNKKIDMTVPDVNIVPFETLFSELGEEKIVVGVVVRVLGDTPGNILFVFEKETAVEIVERLTGTKDDELTDLSSSVLCEIGNIISSSYMNAIARFTNLVITPSVPAFSYDMLGAILTTSFIEAGQYDDNVLDLETVFLQDKTKNISGHFYYIPMPGSLEKILNILGVN
- a CDS encoding response regulator, giving the protein MAKVLIVDDAAFMRMMIKDILEKNGFEIVGEASNGLKAVEIYKKEKPDVVTMDITMPDMDGIEAVKAIKAFDPAARVIMCSAMGQQTMVMDAIRAGARDFIVKPFQADRVLEAIKKALG
- a CDS encoding chemotaxis protein CheW, coding for MQVVVFKLNDEQFAVETSRVQTIVESMTVTKVPKAPDYVKGLINIRGNVLSLLDINLLLDIYESECEDESIIILKLEEELVGISVNQVDEVLDIEENLIEKVDDDKKDYVKGVINFKDRIVTLIDIDKLVKN
- the fliM gene encoding flagellar motor switch protein FliM, giving the protein MADVLSQSEIDALLSALSSGELQPDELPKEEEKQKVKVYDFTSPQKFAKEHIRTLELIHDNYSRIMSNYLTAQLRDNVKVKIETVEQITYEEFIHSVPNPTILTIFRMPPLKGSILYETNPQFIYQAIDILLGGNGEGKYKPRDITDIDKNIIMKINQGLIDNLKLAWGEVINVEPEIESLETNPALNQTLAPHEPVALITFSVDVGNSHTYINICIPYLSIEKILDKLVVQYWYQENDEEIVKESRVELRKRLDVVEVPVIAKLGNTEITVEDFLRLSIGDVVTLNSKCSDPVPVYIYDNLHFLAAPGILGKNMGIKILDKIDKDVGKYE
- the fliY gene encoding flagellar motor switch phosphatase FliY, with protein sequence MSDGFLSQEEIDSLLNGGDSSSSSSSEQQNENTASDNDLNDIEKDLLGEIGNISMGSASTALSTIIGQKVNITTPIVSVTTLENLKKSFEVPNVALDVKYVSGISGENLLVMKVTDAAVIANLMMGGDGKVESKALSEIELSAVSEAMNQMIGSSATSMATMLLREVNISPPVSKIWDSKTDVLTENIKEDENIVQVAFKLTIGDLVDSQIMQILPIDTSRKMIDIMMGGNSGSKEQSEPKESEPKASENRTPEPTVNTTTQTNTSAPPMQQAQQPQMMPQGQPMQQSPQMMGQPMYQTPQPQMMPQGQVYGQPQVEVNRASFQPLQASEIYGAPKNIDLILDVPLEISVVLGRAKKSIKDILNLGTGSLVELDKLAEEPVEILVNGKKVAYGEVVVVDENFGVRITSIVDNEERIKSLKK
- the flgM gene encoding flagellar biosynthesis anti-sigma factor FlgM; its protein translation is MKINNVGAGNKIELYNFNKNVNDIKNNTPKEKDVIEISTKGRYLSTFSQDESIQKAGTKRVEEIKKQIEQGSYKVDTNSLAKKILDHVKGREV